A DNA window from Peromyscus leucopus breed LL Stock chromosome 3, UCI_PerLeu_2.1, whole genome shotgun sequence contains the following coding sequences:
- the LOC114685866 gene encoding LOW QUALITY PROTEIN: ankyrin repeat domain-containing protein 13A-like (The sequence of the model RefSeq protein was modified relative to this genomic sequence to represent the inferred CDS: inserted 2 bases in 1 codon; substituted 1 base at 1 genomic stop codon), translating into MSSGRDASFPLHLLVWNNDYPQLEKELRDQIAEALDPRGRTLLHLAVSLGHLESARVLLRHKADVTKENGQGWTVLHEAVSTGDAEMVYTVLQHXDYHNTSMALGGVPELLHKILEAPDFYVQMKWEFTSWVPLVSRICPNDVCRIWKXGAKLRVDITLLGFENMSWIRGRRSFIFKGGDNWAELMEVNHDDRVVTTEHFDLSQEMERLTLDLMKPKSREVERRLTSPVINTSLDTKNIAFERTKSGFWGWRTDKAEVVNGYEAKVYTVNNVSVITKIRTEHLTEEEKKRYKEDRNPLESLLGTVEHQFGAQGDLTTKCATVNNPTAITPDEYFDEDFDLKDRDIGRPKELTIRTQKFKATLWMCEEFPLSLVEQVIPIIDLMARTSAHFARLRDFIKLDFPPGFPVKIEIPLFHVLNARITFGNVNGCSTAEESQNVEGIQADTASEVTSFEVDQSVFEIPESYHVQDNGRNVHLQDEDYEIMQFAIQQSLLESSRSQELSGPASNGGISPTHSYEAQYERAIQESLLTTMEGPCPGALSESSRFDSDLQLAMELSAKELAEQELRLQEEEAELQQVLQLSLTEK; encoded by the exons ATGTCCTCGGGCCGCGACGCCAGCTTCCCGCTGCACCTCCTGGTCTGGAACAATGACTACCCgcagctggagaaggagctgcggGACCAGATTGCAGAAGCTCTGGACCCACGGGGTCGGACATTACTGCACCTTGCGGTTTCTTTGGGGCATTTGGAATCTGCTCGAGTGTTGCTGCGACATAAAGCAGATGTGACCAAAGAAAATGGCCAGGGATGGACAGTTCTGCATGAAGCTGTGAGCACGGGTGATGCCGAGATGGTCTACACCGTCCTGCAACACTGAGACTACCATAACACATCCATGGCCCTTGGAGGTGTACCTGAGCTGCTACACAAGATTCTCGAGGCCCCGGATTTCTATGTGCAGATGAAATGGGAGTTCACCAGCTGGGTGCCCTTGGTCTCTAGAATCTGCCCGAATGATGTCTGTCGCATTTGGAA TGGTGCTAAGCTGCGCGTGGACATCACTTTGCTGGGGTTTGAGAACATGAGCTGGATAAGAGGGAGACGAAGTTTCATATTTAAGGGAGGAGACAACTGGGCAGAGCTGATGGAAGTCAACCACGATGACAGAGTGGTCACCACTGAACACTTCGACCTTTCCCAAGAAATGGAGCGCCTCACCCTGGACCTCATGAAGCCAAAGAGCAGGGAGGTTGAGAGGCGGCTCACGAGCCCAGTCATCAACACCAGCCTCGACACTAAGAATATTGCCTTTGAAAGAACTAAATCCGgattctggggctggaggacaGATAAAGCAGAAGTTGTTAATGGTTACGAAGCCAAGGTTTACACGGTCAACAATGTGAGTGTGATCACCAAAATCCGCACGGAGCACCtgacagaggaggaaaagaagaggtaCAAAGAGGACCGGAATCCACTGGAGTCTCTGCTGGGAACTGTGGAACATCAGTTTGGTGCTCAAGGGGACCTCACTACGAAGTGTGCCACCGTGAACAACCCCACGGCCATCACACCCGACGAGTACTTTGACGAAGACTTTGATCTGAAAGACAGGGACATTGGAAGGCCAAAGGAGCTGACGATCCGAACACAGAAGTTTAAAGCTACACTGTGGATGTGTGAAGAGTTCCCGCTCTCCCTCGTGGAACAGGTCATTCCCATCATTGACCTCATGGCTCGGACCAGCGCTCATTTTGCAAGATTGAGAGATTTCATCAAATTGGACTTTCCTCCTGGATTCCCTGTCAAAATAGAAATCCCCTTGTTTCACGTTTTGAACGCACGGATTACATTTGGAAATGTTAATGGCTGTAGCACCGCTGAAGAGAGTCAGAATGTGGAGGGGATCCAGGCCGACACAGCTTCCGAGGTCACAAGCTTTGAGGTTGATCAGTCTGTGTTTGAAATTCCTGAGTCCTATCATGTTCAAGATAATGGCAGAAACGTGCATCTCCAGGATGAGGACTATGAAATAATGCAGTTTGCCATCCAGCAGAGCCTGTTGGAGTCCAGCAGGAGCCAGGAACTTTCGGGACCAGCTTCAAATGGAGGgatcagccccacccacagctATGAAGCCCAGTATGAGAGGGCCATCCAGGAGAGCCTCCTAACCACCATGGAAGGCCCGTGCCCAGGTGCCCTCAGTGAGTCGAGCCGCTTTGATAGTGACCTGCAGCTGGCCATGGAGCTGTCTGCCAAAGAGCTGGCCGAACAGGAGCTAAGGCTCCAGGAGGAAGAGGCCGAACTCCAGCAAGTCTTGCAGCTGTCACTCACCGAGAAATAG